A stretch of the Flavobacterium aquiphilum genome encodes the following:
- a CDS encoding DMT family transporter — protein sequence MTKNQVLKGTLLVALGATSYGMLATFVKMAYDEGYTTAEVTISQFILGIIGILIINGFKKAKSESEVIKATKRNIFQLMIAGTSMGLTSVFYYISVKYIPVSIAIVLLMQTVWIGLLLEMFLEKKIPSTQKIVAALIVLAGTFLATNIFKNEIQMDWRGFVMGMLAACSFTTTMFTANRVALGISSAQRSLYMLFGGIIIVLAFGIATQNTPFQFGIFLKWGIVLSLFGTIIPPVLMNTGFPLTGIGLGSIVSALELPVSVSMAYFLLSEKVELSQWIGILLIILAIIMMNIKFKKY from the coding sequence ATGACAAAGAATCAAGTCTTAAAGGGAACTTTATTGGTAGCCTTGGGCGCTACAAGTTATGGCATGTTAGCCACATTTGTAAAAATGGCCTACGATGAAGGATATACTACCGCCGAAGTTACTATCTCGCAATTTATATTAGGAATCATCGGAATTCTTATTATTAATGGATTTAAAAAAGCCAAAAGTGAGAGCGAAGTTATCAAAGCCACAAAAAGAAATATATTCCAGCTGATGATAGCAGGAACCTCTATGGGGTTGACCAGTGTTTTTTATTATATATCTGTAAAATATATTCCCGTTTCCATTGCCATCGTATTATTAATGCAAACAGTATGGATTGGTTTGTTATTGGAAATGTTTTTGGAGAAAAAAATCCCCTCTACGCAAAAAATCGTTGCCGCTCTTATAGTTTTAGCAGGAACATTTTTGGCTACCAATATTTTTAAAAACGAAATTCAAATGGATTGGCGAGGTTTTGTCATGGGAATGCTCGCTGCCTGTTCTTTCACAACAACAATGTTTACAGCTAATCGTGTTGCCTTAGGAATTTCATCAGCTCAAAGAAGTTTATACATGCTTTTCGGAGGAATCATAATTGTTCTTGCTTTTGGCATTGCCACACAAAACACACCATTTCAGTTTGGTATATTTCTAAAATGGGGAATCGTATTATCACTTTTTGGAACCATCATTCCTCCAGTACTTATGAATACAGGATTTCCTCTTACTGGAATTGGATTAGGAAGCATTGTCTCGGCACTGGAACTTCCTGTTTCGGTATCAATGGCCTACTTCCTGCTAAGCGAAAAAGTTGAATTATCACAATGGATTGGTATACTCCTTATTATATTAGCCATTATAATGATGAATATCAA
- a CDS encoding DUF1501 domain-containing protein, which translates to MNRRNFLSLTGTFTAGSLILPDFLHAFGTQNNLLIGDQCVVFVQLNGGNDGLNTYIPFQDELYYKSRPTIALSKEEVIAGNNGMAFHPSLKDFATMQQNGDLSVIQNVGYANPVRSHFRSQEIWQTAPTNQEYLNQGWLGRYLDFQCNDHEPTAGINIDSIDNLALKGEEPNSITVKDPDRFTTKQTTDNSEQLSGNPQLDFVRKIANSVVEGSDAIQDALKKSTASEVNYTKNGLSKNLEWIARLIKGNLHSKVYYTSMGGFDTHDNQLAIHQNRLKELNDAVFSFYNDLKKAQLLSNVTIVVFSEFGRRVADNGRGTDHGTAAPMFIIGGNNQGKVIGNNPNLSDLDKGDLIHQIDFRSVYASLLEQKLNFSANKIGIKNSPLKGLF; encoded by the coding sequence ATGAACAGAAGAAACTTTCTCTCCTTAACAGGAACTTTTACTGCAGGCTCACTTATTTTGCCTGATTTTTTACATGCGTTTGGCACACAAAACAATCTCTTGATTGGAGACCAATGTGTCGTTTTTGTTCAATTGAATGGAGGAAACGATGGACTAAACACTTACATTCCTTTTCAAGACGAGCTGTACTACAAATCCCGACCTACAATAGCGCTTTCGAAAGAAGAAGTTATTGCAGGCAATAATGGCATGGCATTCCATCCTTCGTTAAAAGATTTTGCCACCATGCAGCAAAATGGTGATTTATCTGTTATCCAAAATGTAGGTTATGCAAATCCAGTTCGCTCGCATTTTCGAAGTCAGGAAATTTGGCAAACAGCGCCAACGAATCAAGAATACTTAAACCAGGGCTGGCTGGGCCGTTACCTCGACTTTCAATGTAATGACCATGAACCGACAGCGGGAATCAACATAGACAGTATCGACAATTTGGCACTAAAAGGGGAAGAACCAAACAGCATTACCGTAAAAGACCCAGATCGATTTACCACCAAACAAACTACTGACAATTCGGAGCAATTATCTGGAAACCCACAATTGGATTTTGTTCGAAAAATTGCAAACTCTGTTGTAGAAGGCTCCGACGCTATTCAAGATGCCTTGAAAAAAAGTACCGCATCTGAAGTGAATTACACAAAAAATGGGTTGTCTAAAAATCTGGAATGGATTGCCCGATTGATTAAAGGAAATCTTCATTCGAAGGTATATTACACTTCAATGGGTGGTTTTGATACGCACGACAACCAACTGGCAATTCATCAAAATAGATTAAAAGAGCTCAACGATGCTGTTTTTAGTTTTTATAATGATTTGAAAAAAGCGCAATTATTATCTAATGTAACAATAGTTGTTTTTTCTGAATTTGGAAGAAGAGTTGCTGATAACGGAAGAGGAACCGACCACGGTACTGCAGCTCCAATGTTTATAATTGGAGGAAACAATCAGGGAAAAGTAATTGGAAACAATCCAAATCTAAGCGATTTAGACAAAGGAGACCTAATACACCAAATTGATTTCAGAAGTGTATATGCTTCTTTGTTGGAACAAAAATTAAATTTTAGCGCCAATAAAATCGGAATTAAAAACAGTCCATTAAAAGGATTGTTCTAA